DNA sequence from the Rubripirellula tenax genome:
CTGATGTCGACACCGGTGACGTCTTCGTCAAAGTTGATCGTGACGACTCCTGCATTCGTATTCCTGGGATCAGGCGATACATCGACAATGTCGACAGTAGGAGCCGTTTGATCTGGCGAAGTGGATACGAAGTCAAGATAGCCCAGTCCCATCCAATTGCCGATGATCTCGATTCGGATGACGCGATCGCTACCAGCCCACGGACTCAGATCAATGTTTGTAAGCGTGACTAGCTCATTGTTATCGCCAGTCTGGAAATCGAATTCGCCCAACTGGGTGAAAGTCGTGGCAGAATTCGAATCAGCGATAAACAGCTTCACGCCGTTGCTATCGCCACCCCAAATCTTCTCCAACGTTACGTCGTAGGTGCCTGCCTGCACGTTGGTGGTGTACTCCAGCCACTCGCCGTCGAAAACTTTGCCGCCCACCCCACCTTCGTTGGCGTCGACATCTTCATCGGTTCGGAAAGTATCACTTGAATCGTTGCCGGCTATGTTGAAAGTTTCGGACTGACCGTCAATCACTTCAGGTGTGTCGTCATAGTACGCGGCGCCTTGGCCACCGACGTCGTATTCCTCCAGTTCAATTTTTGTCGTTGCAAAACCGGATCGAATCGTACGACCCGCCACATAAGACGTCTGGGTGGCTGGGGCGAACGTGAACGAATCAAGCTCGACGCTCTCGAAGTCACCACCTTCGAACGCAATGCGGATGACCGAATTGTTACCCGCAGCAAACGTCAGGTCGACTCCTTCGAGCCAGACGGTCTCGACTTGTCCTTGGGTGTTGGGTACATCAACGGTGCCGAAGTCTCTCAGGTATCCGGCTGAATTGTTGAGGCCGGCAAGAACACGGATTTTCCCGCCCGGACTCGTCGAAGAAACGTTGATGCCGACGTTGTAGGCGTTGCCGACGATTCCGGTTGTGTACTCCAGCCATTCTCCATCAGCAATATTGCCGACCGTCGTGGAAGTCGCATCGACGCCAGCATCAGCTCGGAAAGATCCGAGTGTGTTCGTTGCATCCGTATCGTGATAAGCGATCCCGTCGATGCCGTTGTCGAATTGTTCGGCCTGGATCGTGGTGCCGTACTCAATCGTTCGTGACGGGACTGGTCTCGCTTCAAAAGTGGTTTGCAGCGGCGTGCCGGGTGTGAATTTAATCGCTGGCTGAGAGTCTTTGATGCCCGAGTTGATGTATAGATTTTCCTCGCCGTCACGGAAGTAGACGACACCGCTTGTCGCAGATCGTAATTCGTTATCGCTGAATACTTCGGTACCTAAGTTCGGTGTAAAGTTCGCGGCACCGACCAGCTTCACAACGATTCTCGCTGCGTCGACTTTCGCCTGAATCGCAGGACTAAGCGATGGCCGATTCCCGTCCTGGTTCTTTGTGTTGAGATCAAAAACGGTCGTAGGCAAGCCGTTCTTCATGAACTCGACTTCGAACGTGCCCTCGACGAATCCGTCACCATCGGTCTTCGCGCCCACTTGAATCCAGGCGGCGTTGCCGTTTCTTTGTCCCGAGGTGCCGTCGATGATGTCACCATCGCGGGCGGTGAATCGCAGCACCGGTTCCCTGAGGCTACTGGCCGCGAACAGATCCGTACCGTTGTTGGCATTGCCGACCTTGACCCGAGTGTAGATGTCCTCGCTCAACCACGCGTCCCAACCGGTGGGCTGCACATCGGTATCCTCGACCAGGAAGGCGACGTTCGGCACGATGCTGTAGCCGATTCCGCCACCGACGCCACCGGTCAGAGTGCCGTCAAGATCGATCGCCGCTTTGCTCCACTGGTGCGGCTGCCCAAGGTCATGATTGGTTCGGTACTCACCCTTGGGGCCCCTTGAAAAGTCAGACACCGCATGCGAGATCTTGTCAAACGTTCCATCGTCCTCGAATGAGGTCCCCTGAAACGCGTGATACATCGTGGGGCCAAACGAGCTGCCTTCAACCTGGAAGACGTGGGCGTTGTCACCTTCAAATCCGGCGAAGTGTGTGTTGGTGTAGAGCCCAGCGCCATCGTACAAACGGGGCCCACCCACCAAGGCATTTTCATCGGCGTTGCCTTTGCTGTGTCCGACAAACAAGCTGTTGTCGTACTTGTTTTCCGAGACTGCCCAGGCGGCGCTCCGGGTGTCGGCGATCCGCAAACCATCGAACAAAATCGTCTCAGCTTGGCCGCGGTGATACACGCCCGCATCGGATGCTTTGTAGTTCGTGAATCCGTGAATGACGTTCGTGGTCGAAGTGTTGGGATCGCTGGCATCGGTACGAGGAGAGTAGTTGTTTTCATTGTCATTGGTGCGAAGTTCGCCAGCGAAGTTCGCATCCTCGATGTCTTCGCCGCGATCAAAGTTCAGCCCGATGGCGGTCGAGTGAGAGGTGTTGAAATCGAACTGACCGAATTCGGCGTAGACCGGAATAACATTGTCGTAGATGGAATTCTCGCCGGATGCACCGAGCACCGTCCGCGGAATCGCGTACCAAAAACCGGTTCCCGATGGCCCTTTTTCAGCCCAGTCATCGATTCGGGCGTCGCCGGCACCCGCTGCAATGTTGCCGACAAATGTATTGGTGGGATTCGTGATCCAGAATGCCGCCGAGCTTTTAAAACGCGAGCTTGATTCCGTCACGCTGTCGTGCGTGTCGACAACGAAGGGATCCTTTCCGGCAGGATTGGAAAAGTCTTTGTCATTGCCGCCGACTGTATGAATGCCCAAAGCGAGATTGCCGACCAAGACGTTTCCGGTTTCGACGGCATCTTCAAAGAAGAACCCGTGTCCGTGGACGTCATGCAGTACGACGCCTTCAACCAAAAGATCGGAAGTGCCGTGGATGGTCACGCCGCGGTTGTTGGAATTCGTGATCGACGAGTTCTTCAAGAAATCATTCGGCCGACTGTCACCAAGGTGCCAGTGGATCGGGTAGCGACCCTTCTGGCTGGCTTGTCCCATACGATCCAATTGCACGCCGTCGATCTCGATCTGTCCCGAGTTCGGCATGATCATGATGTGACCGCCGACACCGTTTGCGACTTGCGTGGGTGGAGCCTTCGCGGCTTCTGCGTCACTCAGTCCGCCGGCGCGGACGCGTGGTTCCGTAATCACATTCGCTCTGTCACCAAATTTGACATCGGTGTCTTGCGATGCGAGTCCCTGGATTTTGACATTGCGGCTAAGCAATGCTACTTCCGCCCGTATGTCGATCTGATACGTGCGTGTGGCCTCGCCGTTTTCAGTCGCATTGCTATAAGATTCAATCTCGCCGTAATGGCCATGGCTGAGCGGTTGATCCAGCGTGATTTTGGCGGTCTTGTCGCTATGGTTCAGATCGATCGCGGTGATCGTGCGGACGTCCTCTTCGGTGTAGTTGTAAGAGGAGCTGGCAATGACGATCTGATCGCCAACTTCCCAATTGACTTCTCCGTCGTCCACCGCCGAAGTTGTAAATCCATTTCCGTCCGAGACGCCTTCGGTAAAGTTGCGCTCA
Encoded proteins:
- a CDS encoding G8 domain-containing protein, with product MPSLIDSLKSITRRQANRSGRSRRGQQRRALLLETLESRKLLTTAVMNGDWFDTQTWDNGVIPSAESRAIIGHGVTVQLNGSHHAAKEVVVLGNLVVPEDVSQPEKTLTTRWIHVNSGGQFIVGTENNRYDEGNFTLNLTGTDVYADHVIETNMGGMMPGTMNVTDNDGFLMTAMGGRVQFYGEDKLSFTKLAASAVANSNEIIVEKVIERNFTEGVSDGNGFTTSAVDDGEVNWEVGDQIVIASSSYNYTEEDVRTITAIDLNHSDKTAKITLDQPLSHGHYGEIESYSNATENGEATRTYQIDIRAEVALLSRNVKIQGLASQDTDVKFGDRANVITEPRVRAGGLSDAEAAKAPPTQVANGVGGHIMIMPNSGQIEIDGVQLDRMGQASQKGRYPIHWHLGDSRPNDFLKNSSITNSNNRGVTIHGTSDLLVEGVVLHDVHGHGFFFEDAVETGNVLVGNLALGIHTVGGNDKDFSNPAGKDPFVVDTHDSVTESSSRFKSSAAFWITNPTNTFVGNIAAGAGDARIDDWAEKGPSGTGFWYAIPRTVLGASGENSIYDNVIPVYAEFGQFDFNTSHSTAIGLNFDRGEDIEDANFAGELRTNDNENNYSPRTDASDPNTSTTNVIHGFTNYKASDAGVYHRGQAETILFDGLRIADTRSAAWAVSENKYDNSLFVGHSKGNADENALVGGPRLYDGAGLYTNTHFAGFEGDNAHVFQVEGSSFGPTMYHAFQGTSFEDDGTFDKISHAVSDFSRGPKGEYRTNHDLGQPHQWSKAAIDLDGTLTGGVGGGIGYSIVPNVAFLVEDTDVQPTGWDAWLSEDIYTRVKVGNANNGTDLFAASSLREPVLRFTARDGDIIDGTSGQRNGNAAWIQVGAKTDGDGFVEGTFEVEFMKNGLPTTVFDLNTKNQDGNRPSLSPAIQAKVDAARIVVKLVGAANFTPNLGTEVFSDNELRSATSGVVYFRDGEENLYINSGIKDSQPAIKFTPGTPLQTTFEARPVPSRTIEYGTTIQAEQFDNGIDGIAYHDTDATNTLGSFRADAGVDATSTTVGNIADGEWLEYTTGIVGNAYNVGINVSSTSPGGKIRVLAGLNNSAGYLRDFGTVDVPNTQGQVETVWLEGVDLTFAAGNNSVIRIAFEGGDFESVELDSFTFAPATQTSYVAGRTIRSGFATTKIELEEYDVGGQGAAYYDDTPEVIDGQSETFNIAGNDSSDTFRTDEDVDANEGGVGGKVFDGEWLEYTTNVQAGTYDVTLEKIWGGDSNGVKLFIADSNSATTFTQLGEFDFQTGDNNELVTLTNIDLSPWAGSDRVIRIEIIGNWMGLGYLDFVSTSPDQTAPTVDIVDVSPDPRNTNAGVVTINFDEDVTGVDISDLTLTRDGTPVDISGLALTQISPSQYTIDLSSVTEADGIYELSLGSSGSGIQDAVGNALDSNAIDQFMIDMTGPQIESVVVNNGSAQRSMVNSLSVTFSEVVNGVDTNAFILMNTTTNTQVIPSVTTQELNGKTVATFTFSGSGITGGSLADGNYTLTTLASAVTDATGNHFDANGDGTSGDNATDTFFRHFGDFDGDRDVDARDFLQFRRAFQKMAGNSAFNAAFDFDGDGDVDARDFLRFRLRFQKILSS